The DNA segment TCACGACTTGGCCCGTAAGAGTGTTTCGATGTTAAAATATCAATTATATCGCCTGTTTTTAATTTATAGTCTAAAGTAACGATTTTTCCATTAATTTTTGCTCCAATGGTTTTGTTTCCGATTTCAGTATGGACACGATAAGCGAAATCTAGTGGTACGGAGCCATTCGGTAATTCATAAACATCTCCTTTTGGTGTGAAAACATAAACGACGTCAGCAAATAAATCTAGTTTTAGACTTTCCATAAATTCTTCGGCATTATCCGATTCATTTTGATACTCTAAAATTTCACGGAACCAAGTAAGTTTATTATCGAAGGATGTTTTCGAATTAACGACTTTGCCCTCTTTATAAGCCCAATGTGCCGCAACCCCGTATTCAGCGATTTGATGCATCTCATGTGTTCTAATTTGCACTTCAAGCGGTTCGCCTTGGGGTCCGATAACCGTCGTATGAATGGATTGATACATATTCGACTTCGGCATCGCAATATAATCTTTAAAGCGCCCTGGCATCGGTTTCCAGCGCGTGTGAATGATACCAAGAACAGCATAACAATCCTTGATACTACTTACAACAATACGAACCGCCAACAAATCATAAATTTCATTAAATTGTTTGTTTTGTTCACTCATTTTCCGGTAAATGGAATAAATGTGTTTTGGTCTACCAGAAATGTCCGCTTGAATATTAAGTTCATCTAAGTTTTCATTCACACCATCAATCACATCATGCAAATAACGTTCTCTTGCATCCCGCTTTTGTTTCATCAAGTGAACGATACGGTAATATTGTTGCGGGTTTAAGTAACGCAAAGCCGTATCTTCAAGTTCCCATTTAACACGGGAAATACCTAAACGATGAGCAAGTGGAGCAAAGATTTCTAATGTTTCATTCGCGATTCTACGTTGTTTTTCTACAGGTAGATGTTTTAATGTGCGCATATTATGCAAACGGTCCGCTAGTTTGATTAAAATGACGCGGATATCTTGTGCCATTGCAATAAACATTTTCCGGTGATTTTCCGCTTGTTGCTCTTCATGCGATTTATATTTAATTTTACCGAGTTTTGTAACCCCATCTACAAGCATTGCTACTTCGCTATCGAAAGCTTCTTCTAAATCGGCTAGTGTAACCGGTGTGTCTTCCACAACATCATGTAAAAACCCAGAAGCAACTGTCGAAGGATCCATTTTTAATTCTACTAAAATGCCAGCAACTTGAATTGGATGAATAATATACGGCTCACCTGATTTACGGAATTGCTCTTTATGAGAATCGCGCGCAAATTCGTACGCTTTTTTTACAAGCGCAAGATGTTCCTGATTCATATAATGAGAAGCCATATCAATGACTTGCTCAGCTGTCAGATTTTGTTCTTTCGCCATTTACATTCACCCTCTTATATCTATGTCATATATACAACTTAAAAACACCCAAAAACTGAGTGTTCCAAAAAATATTCTTGTCTAATATTATAGCATGACGCTTGTTTGTTTAGAAAGCACTTTTCCTTGTTTTTTCACATTTTCTAGCAGTTTTGGCATTTTTCGTAAAAAAACTACCCCTAAAAGTTTAGGAGTAGTTCTTTTTTTATAATTGCATCAGAATTAAACGATCATAACCATTTAATTTTTTGTGTCCTTCAAGCTCTTTTAATTCAATAAGGAAAGCACAACCAGCAACGATTCCTCCTAGTTCTTCCACTAGTTTGATAGTTGCTTCAATTGTTCCACCTGTTGCTAATAAATCATCTGTGATAAGAACTCGTTGACCAGGTTTGATGGCATCACTATGCATAGATAATTTGTTTGTTCCATATTCTAAGTCATATTCCATTTCGATAGTTTCACGAGGAAGTTTACCTGGTTTACGAACTGGAGCAAAACCTATTCCAAGCGCGTAAGCTACTGGACAGCCAATAATAAATCCGCGAGCTTCAGGTCCAACAATAATATCAATTTTCAATTCTTTTGCATATTCAACAATTTTATCAGTAGCAAAACGATATGCCTCACCGTCATTCATAAGCGGCGTGATATCTTTAAAAACAATACCTTTCTTCGGCCAATCGTTTACAATTGCTACGTAATCTTGCAAATCTTTAATTTCCATTTTCTAGTTCCTCCGCATTCGGGTAAATTGATGTTTCCATCATTGATTTCATCCAACTATGAAGCTCAGTATAATTGGAGTATAACAGTTTTTTTCGAGTAGTTATTTCTTCTACTTTTTGTTGATAAACAGTGGATTCATCCAAATTACGTTTTTCAACAACTTGGTTAATAATAATCTGACCACTTTCCATTTTAGCAAATTCTAAATCAAAAAACACGTTTGACATGAAATCAATTTGTTCTTTGTTCCAGCCAAATTTTTGTATTAATCTAGGTGTGTATTTTTCGATTGGAAATGGTTGGAATTTTTTAATTAAACTATAGAGTTCAGCAAATGCAACCCGGTCTGGTATGGTCGGAATTTGATTCCCTTCCGCTGCATCAAAATGAACAAAAATTCGTTCTGGTTTTGTTTCACGGACAATCTGCTCGATTAATTCCATATTCGTTGGAATGTCCGCAAAAACGAGTTCTTCTGTTTGGAAATCCGCAGTAAAGCTTTCCGTTTCATTCACCAAAATATGATTTTGATCTCCAAGAGTTGCTACTGTTCTTTCTTCAAAACAAACAAAAATCCTTGAATCGCTTTGTTCTTGGAGAATTCGCGACCATTCCGATTTATTTCGAACGTCAAACAACTGCCAATGCGGCACATCCATATCCATCAATCGTAATTGTGGTTTTTTGATATTATTCCATTCATTAATGGATAATTCTCCAACTACATCCACAGCTGCGGAAGGTGAAATCTTTTCAACTAAGTCTCCTACACCAAAGCCAATTGCATCCAAAGCGACCTCACTCTCATCCTCTTGAAGCAATGTTTTTAAATGTGTCTTATCTGCTCCGATTCTTTTGGTTCCTTTTAAATTCATCTTTTCTAAAAGGAAAATTGGTTTAGGATTATCCATCCCAAATGGCGCTAATTTTTCTAACTGAGTAATAAAAGAAACAGATATATCCGTAAGTTTCAATTTTTCTTCTATTTTTAATGAAGGTCTGAAATCTGCCTCAGAAAGATAACTTGCTTCTTTTTGTAGGAGTGTGTCTAGTTCTGCTAGATTGTCTGCCGGCAAAGTTAAACCTGCTGCCATTGGATGTCCACCAAATGCAGTCATTAAATCGCGATGTTTATCCAAAGCTTCATATAAGTGAAAAGCCTCTACACTACGGCCTGAACCTTTTGCAACACCAGTCACTGGATCAATGCCAAGGACAATTGCCGGTCTGTTATATACACCTACTAATTTGGATGCTACAATTCCAAGGATTCCTGTATTCCATCCTTCACCGTATACCACGAGCACATTTCCTAACGATTCTTTTGCTTCGATTGTTTCCATCGCTAATTTTGTAGTGTCTACAACTATTTGTTTCCGTTCTTTATTAGCATCATCTATTTCCTCTGCTAAGAAAAGTGCTTCTTCTGGATCTTCTGTTAAAAGCAAATCAGCAGCAGGATCTGCCGGACCTAGTCTACCAACAGCATTAAGGCGCGGCGCTAAACCAAATCCAATTGTTTCTTCAGTTGCTTCTTCTAATTTTAAGCTCGCTTTTTTCGCTAAAACTGCTAAACCTAGATTTGCTCCTTCACGCAATTGTCTTAATCCAAGTTGCACTAACAGACGATTTTCATCCGTTAAGGAAACTAAATCTGCTACTGTTCCGACAGCAACAAGGTCCAGTAACTCTTTTGGTTCCTCACCAAGAAGCGCGTGAGCCAATTTATAAGCCACGCCAACTCCAGCTAATTCATCAAACGGATAAGCTGATTTAGGATGTTTTGGATGAATCACCGCAATTGCTTCCGGCATAACTTCACGGGGCTCATGATGATCAGTGACAATAACATCCAATCCAATTTCTTTCGCATGCGTCATAACTTCCAGTGCCGCAATACCATTATCAACAGTAATAATTAAATCGACACCTTGTGTTTTCGCCATATCAAAAGCAGGAATGTTAGGTCCATAACCTTCAGTAAAACGATTAGGAATATAAAATTCTGCGTTCGCACCTAAGTGTTTTAACGTCTTCATTAATACTGCGATACTTGTTACTCCGTCAGCATCATAATCTCCATATACTAAAATTTGCTCATTTAGCTTAATTGCTTCCTTTATCCGAGCAACAGCAAGGTCCATTTCAGCCAATAAAAAAGGATCGTAACTTTCATATTTTTCTGGGTGGAAAAATTTATCGAATTGCCCTTGCGTTGTAATTTTTCTTTTTAACAGTAATTTTGCAAGTGGAAG comes from the Listeria welshimeri serovar 6b str. SLCC5334 genome and includes:
- a CDS encoding RelA/SpoT family protein, which produces MAKEQNLTAEQVIDMASHYMNQEHLALVKKAYEFARDSHKEQFRKSGEPYIIHPIQVAGILVELKMDPSTVASGFLHDVVEDTPVTLADLEEAFDSEVAMLVDGVTKLGKIKYKSHEEQQAENHRKMFIAMAQDIRVILIKLADRLHNMRTLKHLPVEKQRRIANETLEIFAPLAHRLGISRVKWELEDTALRYLNPQQYYRIVHLMKQKRDARERYLHDVIDGVNENLDELNIQADISGRPKHIYSIYRKMSEQNKQFNEIYDLLAVRIVVSSIKDCYAVLGIIHTRWKPMPGRFKDYIAMPKSNMYQSIHTTVIGPQGEPLEVQIRTHEMHQIAEYGVAAHWAYKEGKVVNSKTSFDNKLTWFREILEYQNESDNAEEFMESLKLDLFADVVYVFTPKGDVYELPNGSVPLDFAYRVHTEIGNKTIGAKINGKIVTLDYKLKTGDIIDILTSKHSYGPSRDWLKLVQTSQARNKIKQFFKRQAKEENVEKGRDLVEKEIRQLGFETKKIMIPENLRKLADKLNFSHEDDLFAAVGYNGITALQVANRLTEKLRKERELEAETEKLLTQSENKPSNSDANNEKLKIKHNAGVVVQGVGNLLIRLSRCCNPVPGDAIVGYITKGRGISIHRQDCPNVQAIEAERLIDVDWEDADAQAKNDYNVDIEIYGYNRNGLLNDILQVINSLTSNINGVNAKVDNNKMATLVVTLQIHNINHLQRVVDKIKQIPDVYTVRRLMN
- the recJ gene encoding single-stranded-DNA-specific exonuclease RecJ → MIHSKYLWNIEEVAEDKAIHLAEQLKIALPLAKLLLKRKITTQGQFDKFFHPEKYESYDPFLLAEMDLAVARIKEAIKLNEQILVYGDYDADGVTSIAVLMKTLKHLGANAEFYIPNRFTEGYGPNIPAFDMAKTQGVDLIITVDNGIAALEVMTHAKEIGLDVIVTDHHEPREVMPEAIAVIHPKHPKSAYPFDELAGVGVAYKLAHALLGEEPKELLDLVAVGTVADLVSLTDENRLLVQLGLRQLREGANLGLAVLAKKASLKLEEATEETIGFGLAPRLNAVGRLGPADPAADLLLTEDPEEALFLAEEIDDANKERKQIVVDTTKLAMETIEAKESLGNVLVVYGEGWNTGILGIVASKLVGVYNRPAIVLGIDPVTGVAKGSGRSVEAFHLYEALDKHRDLMTAFGGHPMAAGLTLPADNLAELDTLLQKEASYLSEADFRPSLKIEEKLKLTDISVSFITQLEKLAPFGMDNPKPIFLLEKMNLKGTKRIGADKTHLKTLLQEDESEVALDAIGFGVGDLVEKISPSAAVDVVGELSINEWNNIKKPQLRLMDMDVPHWQLFDVRNKSEWSRILQEQSDSRIFVCFEERTVATLGDQNHILVNETESFTADFQTEELVFADIPTNMELIEQIVRETKPERIFVHFDAAEGNQIPTIPDRVAFAELYSLIKKFQPFPIEKYTPRLIQKFGWNKEQIDFMSNVFFDLEFAKMESGQIIINQVVEKRNLDESTVYQQKVEEITTRKKLLYSNYTELHSWMKSMMETSIYPNAEELENGN
- a CDS encoding adenine phosphoribosyltransferase, translated to MEIKDLQDYVAIVNDWPKKGIVFKDITPLMNDGEAYRFATDKIVEYAKELKIDIIVGPEARGFIIGCPVAYALGIGFAPVRKPGKLPRETIEMEYDLEYGTNKLSMHSDAIKPGQRVLITDDLLATGGTIEATIKLVEELGGIVAGCAFLIELKELEGHKKLNGYDRLILMQL